A part of Larkinella insperata genomic DNA contains:
- the fcl gene encoding GDP-L-fucose synthase — protein MEKEAKIYVAGHRGMVGSAIVRKLRTEGFDNLLVRTSSELDLRNQAAVEAFFETEKPDYVFLAAAKVGGIVANNTYRADFLYENLLIEANIIHQAYRTGVKKLLFLGSSCIYPKLAPQPLKEDYLLSGFLESTNEPYAIAKIAGIKLCESYRRQYGCNFISAMPTNLYGPNDNYDLQSSHVLPALIRKFHEAKINGQPAVEVWGTGSPRREFLHADDLADACFFLMENYNDELFVNIGTGVDETIRELVDQVQQVVGYEGEVRWNTDKPDGTPRKLMDVSRLHAMGWQHRIELKDGLEMTYQDFLANEELYVE, from the coding sequence GTGGAAAAAGAAGCGAAAATATATGTTGCCGGTCACCGGGGTATGGTAGGCTCGGCGATTGTTCGAAAATTACGGACGGAAGGATTTGACAATCTGCTGGTTCGCACGTCATCCGAACTGGATTTGCGCAATCAGGCGGCTGTCGAAGCGTTTTTTGAAACTGAAAAACCCGATTACGTTTTTCTGGCGGCTGCCAAAGTAGGCGGTATTGTGGCCAACAACACCTACCGGGCCGACTTTCTGTACGAAAATCTATTGATCGAAGCCAACATCATTCACCAGGCTTACCGGACGGGCGTCAAAAAACTCCTGTTCTTGGGTTCGTCCTGTATTTATCCAAAGCTGGCTCCCCAGCCGCTGAAGGAAGACTACCTGCTGAGCGGTTTTCTGGAATCGACCAACGAACCGTACGCGATTGCCAAAATTGCCGGTATCAAGCTGTGCGAATCCTACCGCCGTCAGTACGGCTGCAACTTTATTTCGGCCATGCCGACCAACCTCTACGGCCCCAACGACAACTACGACCTCCAGAGTTCGCACGTGCTGCCCGCCCTGATTCGCAAATTTCACGAAGCCAAAATCAACGGACAGCCTGCGGTGGAAGTGTGGGGGACGGGCTCACCGCGCCGGGAATTTCTGCACGCCGATGATCTGGCCGACGCCTGTTTCTTCCTGATGGAAAACTACAACGACGAGCTGTTTGTCAACATCGGCACGGGCGTAGATGAAACCATCCGCGAACTGGTCGATCAGGTGCAGCAGGTGGTCGGCTACGAAGGCGAAGTGCGCTGGAATACCGACAAACCCGACGGAACACCCCGCAAGCTGATGGATGTTTCCCGGCTTCACGCGATGGGCTGGCAACACCGGATTGAACTCAAAGACGGTCTGGAAATGACCTATCAGGATTTCCTGGCGAACGAAGAGTTATACGTGGAATAA
- a CDS encoding SGNH/GDSL hydrolase family protein — translation MITNPDASVHAHTYLALGDSYTIGESVPASDRWSVQLAGLLRKEGVDVADPDIIARTGWTTHELMEAIQRSGNKKTYGLVSLLIGVNNQYRGQDTERYRNEFRELLQTAIRFAGNRPGRVFVLAIPDWGITPYAANSGRDRQQIAREIDAFNAVAQEECQKIGIVYVDITPTSRTAAGDASQIAEDGLHYSGKQYRLWAEKALPVAKKLL, via the coding sequence ATGATAACCAACCCCGATGCTTCAGTACATGCCCACACGTATCTCGCGCTCGGCGATTCGTACACCATTGGCGAGAGCGTTCCTGCCAGTGACCGCTGGAGTGTGCAGCTTGCGGGGTTGTTACGGAAAGAAGGCGTTGACGTGGCCGACCCGGATATCATTGCCCGCACCGGCTGGACCACCCACGAACTGATGGAAGCCATTCAGCGGAGCGGTAACAAGAAAACGTACGGTCTGGTGTCGCTGCTGATTGGCGTAAACAATCAGTATCGCGGACAGGATACCGAACGCTACCGGAACGAATTTCGGGAATTGCTGCAAACTGCCATACGGTTTGCCGGAAACCGGCCGGGACGGGTGTTCGTGCTGGCCATTCCGGATTGGGGAATCACGCCATATGCCGCCAACTCCGGGCGTGACCGCCAGCAGATCGCCCGGGAAATTGATGCGTTTAATGCGGTGGCGCAGGAAGAATGTCAGAAAATCGGTATTGTCTACGTGGATATTACGCCAACCTCCCGCACGGCGGCTGGCGATGCCTCGCAAATTGCCGAAGACGGCCTGCATTATTCGGGGAAGCAATACCGTCTCTGGGCTGAAAAAGCCCTGCCGGTCGCGAAAAAGCTGCTCTAA
- a CDS encoding toxin-antitoxin system YwqK family antitoxin has product MKQVTLIGVLLVSWQVVTAQTTTSPVQNSFTTSQAPVTGKSPKDDKKGPSLVPSGVETLVSETLPDLGLKVKQFKKDQKDKSERRKKQKLLRTEYEGIPIVEQYTKFGSGDRTIIEKFTVLKQYRDPNPYVRETYWFDPKAQRVSSSLIKDKDKVMILHGPYKRYQNGILLEEGYYYIGAKDGRWEKYDANYMLLDKQKWNRGFPTESEITYYDSAHTKVKEVLPKEFGKIHGQYLAFYEGGQLAAEGKYDHGMKVGRWTEYYQYRRQRKKITQHARDRWTEEFEPYVISEWDERGKVTYERPKEKEKELAEDSDQ; this is encoded by the coding sequence ATGAAACAAGTCACACTCATAGGAGTACTGCTGGTAAGCTGGCAGGTAGTCACGGCACAAACGACTACCTCCCCGGTGCAAAATTCATTTACAACGTCGCAGGCCCCCGTTACCGGGAAATCGCCGAAAGACGACAAAAAAGGACCCTCGCTGGTTCCGTCTGGTGTTGAAACACTGGTCAGCGAAACCTTGCCCGACCTGGGTCTGAAAGTTAAACAGTTCAAGAAAGACCAGAAGGACAAATCCGAACGGCGGAAGAAACAGAAGCTGCTGCGGACGGAGTACGAGGGCATCCCGATTGTGGAGCAGTACACCAAATTTGGCAGTGGCGACCGCACGATCATCGAAAAATTCACGGTGCTGAAGCAATACCGTGACCCCAATCCTTACGTCCGCGAAACGTACTGGTTTGACCCCAAAGCCCAGCGTGTTTCGTCGTCACTGATCAAGGACAAGGACAAAGTAATGATCCTGCACGGACCGTACAAGCGGTATCAGAACGGTATTCTGCTCGAAGAAGGGTACTATTACATCGGCGCTAAAGATGGCCGCTGGGAGAAATACGACGCCAATTACATGCTCCTCGATAAGCAGAAGTGGAATCGGGGCTTTCCGACCGAATCCGAAATTACGTACTACGACTCAGCGCACACGAAAGTGAAAGAAGTGTTGCCGAAAGAGTTCGGAAAGATTCACGGACAATACCTGGCCTTCTACGAAGGTGGCCAACTCGCGGCCGAGGGCAAGTACGACCACGGCATGAAAGTAGGGCGCTGGACCGAATACTATCAGTACCGGCGGCAACGCAAAAAAATTACCCAGCACGCCCGCGACCGCTGGACCGAAGAGTTTGAGCCCTACGTCATCAGTGAGTGGGACGAAAGGGGCAAAGTTACCTACGAACGGCCCAAGGAAAAGGAAAAAGAACTCGCTGAAGACAGCGATCAGTAA